DNA sequence from the Peptoniphilus sp. GNH genome:
CATCATTCCCTCTTTAGATGCATCAAGAGCGTCTTTTATCTTCATAGCCGCTAGTAAATATCCTATAAGGTAGAGGGCGCTTATCTCTTTATTAATAATTAGATTTACGCCAACAAATATCACAACAGCAAGGGAAATAAAGCTAAAAATTGATGAAAGTGACATAATTAAAATAAGTCCTATCTCTGTCTTTAAGTGCACTTTTTCACTTTTATCCATTTTTTCATATAGCTTATCTTTCATTTCCTCTGATAAGCCATAGGCTTTGATCTCCATTTGCATCTCGATATTTTCTTGAAAGCTTTCTGAGTTTTCTCTTAAGACGTCATAATATCTTTTTTGTCCCTTAACCTGATGTTTTTTAGATAGTGGTATAAATATAAAGCTTAATATCGTTGGTATAAGTACAGCTAAACCCATCTTGACATTGCTCACTAGCATCATAATGGATATTAGTGGGAAGAAGAGTGCCATACCGCCCACTTTGGGTATCGAGTGGCTCATTGCATGCTCTATACCTTCAATATCAGACATGATTGTCTGTGCTAGGTCTGAAATATCGTGTTTAGAAAAGTATGATATAGGTAATTTTGATAAATTCTCTGCTGTCCTTATTCTTAAGTCCGCACTTTCTTGATATGTTGTTCTATATAATTTATCGTATTCGATAGAAAGCAAAATATACATTACTATCAAGGTAAAAACTGAGAATGCTATATAAAATCCCTTGCTTTTAACAATATTTTCCAAAACTTCCTGAGCAAAAATCATTAGTAATATCGCAGGAAGCATGTTTATACAATAAACGAAAAATGAAGCCAGTGTTGCTTTACTTAAATTTCTTGCTCCTTTATCTGTAAGAGCAAATCTTTTTTTATAAAACTCCTTCATTTGAAACCCTCCATTCATTCGCACTGTTAAACATTTCTTGCAGTCTCTTATACTTTGTATCACTTGACATTAATTCTTTGTCAGAACCTCTTTCTATAATTTTGCCACAATCCATAACAAGTATTTCATCAAGGTCTTTAATTGTAGATAGTCTGTGTGCAATCATGATAACTGTTTTACCCTTCATAAGATTCTTGAAAGCTTTTTGCAATTCAAACTCGTTATCTGGGTCAATAGATGCTGATGCTTCATCCATAATAATAATTTTAGAATCCTTTAAAATTGCTCTGGCAATTGCGATTCTTTGTTTTTCTCCACCAGATAAATAAACTCCTTTTGAGCCTATGATAGTATTTTCTCTTTCTGGGAATTTGTCTAATATCAAATCGCATCCTGCTAATTTTAAGGCTTTCATAACGTCATCTTTGCTCGCATCTTGATTAGCTAAAGCTACATTGTCATAAATACTTTTCTTGAATAATTTTGAATCTTGAAAAACAAAGGAAATGGCTTTAATTAAAGCTTCATCAGAGTATTCACTTATTGCTACGCCGCCTATCTTTATGCTTCCTTCATTAACATTGTAAAAACCCGATATAAGTTTTGCTACTGTTGATTTACCTGATCCCGATGAACCGACTAGCGCATAGGACTTTCCTTCTTCTAATTTAAAGGATAAATTTTCAATGACGGCCTTGTCATTATAAGCAAAGCTAACATTGTCAAAGTCTATATTGTAGTTTTTAAAATTATTGACATCACCATGGACCAATTTGTCTTTTTGCATATCATTGTAAAGTGCCTCTAAAGTATCTACTGCATAATTGCCTTGAGAAATATACATAGCGTACCACATCATCCTCATAAATGAAACAAAGAGAACTCCTGATAAGAATAAAATCATAATAAGCTCAATTAAAATCGCCTTGGCGCTGCCTAAGCTAGTCATAAAATAAACTATAGGAATAATTAAAATTGCAATAAAACCAAAAAATAACCATTGATACAAAATATAAGGTTTTTTACAAGATAGTGTATAATTATAAGCATACTTCGAGTAATCTTTTATTGCCTTGTAAAAGCTTTTAAATGACTCTACATTTGCTCTAAATATCTTTACTACCTGCATACCTCTAACGTATTCAACAGTCTCTGCACTTAGTTTAGATAGAGCTTCTTGGTATATCTTCATAAATTCTTGCTCTCCCATCATTGCACCTAAAATTAAGCCATCGATTATGGTAAGAGCAAGCAAAGTTATGCCAACTCTTATACTTACTATAAAGCCGAGTGCAAGTACAAGTACGGGTGTAACTATTGCCTGAGAACTATCGGGAATCATGTGAGCTACAACCTGATGAGTTTGCGCGGCGTTGTCATCTATGATCTTTCTTATTTGACCAGATGGATTTAGGTCAAAGAACCTAAAACTTGCTTTCTCTAAGCCGTCTATCCCCCTTTTTCTTAAATTTGTTTCAAGCCTAAAACCTAGTATGTGAGAACATGTTCCTGAAACAGAATAAAATATTGCTCCACATGTTAGTGTGATAACAGATTTTAATGCTATGCTCTCTGCACCAGATAAATCTGAATTAATTATTAAATTATCCAGAAATTTGTAGATTAAATAAAATCCATATACCGTAAGTACAGCAGATATAGCAGAAAAGACTATAGCTAAAAAACCAAGATATTTTTTATCCTGTACATAAGCAAATAGTTTTTTGTAAATCTTCATAATATTATCTCCTTTCTTTGATATTCCTTTTAGATATGAATTTAATTAGCTGATAGTAATTATCATTGCTTTTCTATTATACGTCTGGCATAATTACTAATACAATAGTTTTGAATTAATAAGGCTAATTGGGATATTGTCTAAAAGGGATAGGTATATTATGACATATTTTGATTTTGTAAAAGATTATATGAAAGTAGATGAATTTAAAAATAACAAGAAATATTCAAGTGCAGGCCACACTTTTTGTTGGAAAAAAGAGGACTCTACTTATGGAGAAGGCCTATATTGGTTTTATAAAGGAGACGGCTTCATTATTGATATACTTGATTTTTATATCAGTGAGGAAGTAGTTAAAAATAATACTTATAGTATGTCAGATTATGTTTCAATATATTCAAGCTACATTGTAAGCGCAAACGGAGAAAAGTTTAATCCATATCAAACTCTTACTGCAAACTCCTTATATACTCTTGATTTTGATAATATAAGAGATGACTTCCTATTTTTATTACACGAGAACTCTTACTATCTTGCTGTTTCCATCGGTTTTAAAAAAGAGCTAATAGAAAAACATTTAGCATCTATTAACATTAATCCGGAATCATTTTATTCAGCTTTACTTCAACCGAATCAAATAATTCTTACAAAATCCTTAGAAAAAGTTGCATTGGAAATATTAAATTGTAAGATGGACGTTCCTGCCGCTGATTTTTTCTTTAAAGCTAAAGCAAATGAGTGGATAAGTATAATAATCGATACATACTTAAATAGAAATAAATATAAAATTGAGTCTGATGATAATAAAGCACTTGAAGATGTATCTAAGTTTTTAGATGATCATTTCGCCATGAATGTAAATCAGGAAACCCTTGAAAAAATATCTAAAATGAGTGGAACAAAATTAAAAAATTTGTTCAAAGAAAAATATGGTCAAAGCATTACAGAATACACTCAAAGAAAAAGAATGAATGTAGCTGAAACTCTTCTCTTAAATACCGAACTACCTATAAAGGAAATAGCTGAATCTGTCGGATACACATCCCATAGCAAATTTTCCATTTATTACAAAAGATACAAGGGAAAACTTCCTAGTGATGTTCGTAATTTAGCTTGCAAACATCACAATTTAAAATGTGATTATTATGATTAAAGTAATTTTTATATTTATAGGCCTTTATCTTATATGAGTTTCTATATATTTTTATAGGTATATATAAATTTGGTAAAAAGCAATAATCATCCCCCGGCGTAGCTGGGGGTTTTTCTTATGCGGCCCAAAGGGCCTTTTTTACTTGCTGCGTCTCAAGGACGCCTGTGGTTTACCACTTGCAATTTCTACTTGCTAACCCCTAAAGGGGTCTATATTGTCCATTGTTATCTGGCCGCTTAATTCGTCTTCTTTCAGCTGGTTTTGTATATACTCTTGTATTGCTTTGGTGTTCTTCCCTGCAGTATCTACATAATATCCTCGGCACCAAAATTGTCTGCCTCTATATTTATATTTTAAGTTTCCCCATTTTTCATATATCATTATGCTGCTCTTTCCTTTCAAAAATCCCATAAAACTTGATACTGATATTTTGGGTGGTATTTCTAATAGCATGTGTATATGGTCAGGGCATACTTCTGCTTCTATTATATTTACTTCTTTCCAACTGCATAATTCTCTTAATATTGCTCCTATTTCCAATCTTTTACTTCCATAAAATTCTTTTCTTCTATATTTTGGTGCGAATACTATGTGATATTTACAGTTCCATTTTGTATGTGATAGACTGTGAGTGTGATTTAAATTCATTAAAGACCTCCTGTTGTTTTTGTGTTTTGGTAAACCACAAATTTATTTTAACATGGGGGTCTTTTTTATCAGTTTTTCATCGCTGAAGCTAAACGGAACCCCCAGTCTAACTGGGGGTTTTCTAATTACAAAAAGAAGTAGATTTTTTCTCTACTTCTCCTAAAAATTTATTTTTCATTATTCACAATTTTTTTATAATTTTCTAGCTAAAAATACTAGATGCTCTTTCTCGTCCAGATGGTATTCACATTTAAATCCTATCTTATTCAATGTTTCTGTAAGATATTCGGGAGAATAAACTTCAAAATCTAGCATATCCGCCCATTTTTTTATGTTTTTATGCTCTCTATATGCTCCTTCGTTGCATATTAGAAACTGACCGTCTTTTACTAGAACACGATGGATTTCCCTAAAAGATACTTCTATATTCTTCCAAAAATAAATTGTTTCAAAGGCAGTTACTATATTTATGGATTCATCTTCAAAAGGTAACTTAGCCACGTCTGCTTCAATAATTTTACACCTGCCATCTTTTATAGCTTCGCTATTTACTGAACTTGCAATATCTACACTTGTTTTTGAATAGTCCATTCCATATACTTTTTTAGCCTTTGTTAGGAAGTATTGAACATTACGTCCACCACCACATCCTAGATCTAAAACTACATCCGAGGTTTTAATATTCAAAAAGGATCTGCCCCATTTCGCCAATTTTTCGTGACCAATGTTCATTTCTTTCACCATGAAACGACCACCGAAATTATTTTTAGGATTTTTTACATTTTCAAAAAATTTTTTTAACATTTCTATCTCCTATTGATAACTATTATTAGTGTAATTTTATCATGAATTTTATCTTTATTCAATTTTATATCCTTTCTACATTGATATTTCCCAGATTTTCGATAATCGAAATTCTTGATTTCCGATTTTCGGAATTCTTGTTATTATGGTTATTTAAGGGTGTGACTTTTCGTTACTCCCTTAAATTTCTCTGGTCATATCTTTTTTATATTTTGAACTTCTAACATCTTCCATCTCTTTCATAAATAATATTAATCATTAACAGCAATTGGCTTTGCATAATAAACAAAGATCATTGCGTCATATAAATCTTTTGGAACTTCCTTTACCCTATAAGTCCTTGGCATGAATTTCATAAGAGGAGAATATCCTTCACCCAGACTTATCATGTTGATTTCTTTATTTATAAGGTCAAAAGTTTCTCCATCTTTAACTTTTGTAAAATCTAAATAATATTTTCCTTTAAATTTTCTCGCACTGTAAGCTAAAGGATCAGCAGATACAAAGACATGGTTTGACCTCTTGTTATCTGGACCAGCCACATTGATATTAACAATTCCCTTATAAAAGTCTGTTCCAATAATAAAATATTTTTCTCCAAAAATTTTCTTTAAGTGAGACCCCATTGGCTCATAAAATTTTTCACTTTTTGCAATGTGACCGTTGTGTCCAGAAATTAAAAGCATCTTATTTCCCTTTGATTTTTCAAAATCACTTATCCATTTAACATTCTCAGCCATAAGCTCATCTCTAACATTATTTACTTTTACATAGTCATTAAAATCTAATTCGTAATATTTTATACTATTTAATATATTTGTAAGAGCTCTTGAAGCTATTTTTGCATCTGAAGAGGATAGGGCGTCTGCATAAGCTTTTATCTCTAACAACAAAGCTTCCTTATCTTTTATCTGTGAAATCTTAATTTTTTCATCTTTTATAAAAGAAAGCTCCTTTTTCAAGTCTTTTTCTTGTAATATATTATTTTCCTTACAAAAATCTAATATTAAATCAATAGATTTTTCTGGATTTTGCATGTCAAAGCCGTAAAAAGAAAGTTTGTCCTCATCCTTGGCTTTTTGATTGTAGTCAAACATATAATTTATAAGATCGCTCATATTCTTTGTGTGATAAATATTAAAAGAAAAAATTCTTGAAATATTTTCATCTCTCTTGTTTCCGTGAATGTAATTGTTGATTATCATTCCTTCGCCAAAATCAGCTTCAATAGCAAAGCTCTTTAAATTATTTTTTTCAACTAAAGTCTTTATAACTTCTAATTTTAAATCTTGAAAATCAGAATTCCCGTGAGCCGCTTCCCCAAGTCCAACGACTTGTATATTGTCATCTAAGTTTATTTGGCTTACAGCTTTGCCATAGTCTTCTATATCAGAAATATTTTTTCTGGCATTTAACTTCGGAAGATTAATCCATAAAAAATCTCCAATCCCTATAAGAATAATAAGGGATACTAAAAAAATTAAAATTCCTTTAAATATTTTCTTTATCATTTTCTCACCTCTTACTACATTTTTTTAATATTTTATCATACTGTTGCTTCTTATTTTGCCGCTTCTTTTTCTGCTTCCATTTTCGCTTTTGCTGCCTTTATTGTGTATGTTATTATGGTTTGTGCTGCTTGACCTGCTTCTTTACTTATTTCTTCGTTTATCATGTTTTATCTCCTTTTTTTGAATTAAAAAAAGGGAAGTATAGACTTTAATTTTTCTATACTTCCCTTTGATTGTTTTTATTTGGTTGTTCTTGGTGGTGGAATGCTTTATTTTGATGATTTTATATATTTCTTAGGTATTTGTACCTTTTATACTTTAAAATAGCTTACAATGCCTTTCCACCTTTAGTAGTTTATGTGTGTTCTTTTGTCTGATAGATAGTTTTTCATGTTGGAATATATAATCTGTATTTCTTCATTGTCCATCGCTTTTATTTCTTCTGTGCTTTTATATGTTTTGTATGTTCCATCTTGATCTGCTTTTATGAGTTCATCTATTAGCTCTTGCCTTTTATTCATCTTCTATTACCTCCTAGATCTGCCTTTATTTTCTTGGTCATATTATAGCTTGGATAAGATATTTTTACCAGGTCTTATCTTTCTTGATTTTTATAAAAGTCTTTAGTCATTTGTCTTTTTTTATTAAACTTATCACTATCTTGCTTATACTCTTTTATTTTTTCTATGATACTTTCTTTTTCTTTTTTATTTACCTTGGCTATGGCTTATTTAAAATCATACTCCATTTGCTTTTTCTAAATATTATTCACCTTTTTTCTTATTTCTTTTTCAAGATTTATGGATTCTTTTGCTGCCTTTATTGCGTATGACATCATGGTTTTCTGAGAATAAAAAAGGAGGACTTCTCCACTTTGGCGTAAAAAGTCCTCCGAAAATAACAATCAAATTAACTCTTATTGTTATTGAATTATTTAATTTTTGTGTTAAAAGTTACTTTCAAAAACTTTTATTATCAAAAAACATCGTCATCTCCCATTAAATACTCATCTATTTAGTCAAACATCAAAATAGATGTATTTACTTAAAACTCCATTTATTTGCTCGCTCTCTTATTGAAATGAATGATTTATATATCCCATCTTGAGTTATAAGCTCATTATGCGTTCCTTCTTGTGCTATTTCCCCTTTATCTAAAACTATGATGTTATCTGCTTTCCTAACAGTTTCTAACCTGTGTGCAATCATAATAACTGTTTTATTCTGTACTAAATTATCGATGGCTTGCAAAATATGGCGTTCATTTTCTACATCTAAAGCACTGGTAAATTCATCTAAAATCACAATGGGAGCATCTTTGAGTATTGCTCTAGCTATCGCTATTCTTTGTTTTTCTCCGCCGGATAAAGTGCTACCCGCTTCGCCAATTTTAGTTTCGTATCCTTTTTGCAAGCTTTTTATAAAGTCATGACAGCGCGCTTTTTTTGCAGCGGATATAATATCCTCATCACTGGCATTTGGCTTTGCCAAACGAATATTATTCATAATTGTATCTTCAAACAAATACACATTTTGAAATACCATACTTATATTTTTCATCAATTCTTCGGTGGAGATATTTGTTATTTTTGCTCCACCAATCAGAATTTCTCCTTCGCTTACATCATAAAATCTCGGTATAAGCTTGCAAAACGTTGTTTTTCCTGAACCTGAAGGTCCGATAATCGCTGTAAGTGTGTTCGGTTTAAGAGCTACTGATATTCCCTTTAAAGCTTCTCCTTTTCCGTAAGAAAAACTCACGTTTTTAAATTCTATTTCATTGGATTTTATATTTTGAATAGGTGATAATACCTTTATTTCTTCAGCATTTTCCATACTGCTTATATCCTTTAGTGAACTATCTAAAAGCCCAATCATAGAAAGAATAGAACCTGCTTGACTTACAGACTGGAATATTACAAAGCTCATAATCAATAAATTGATGGCTTTTTGAGGAGAAATTTCTCCACTATTCCACATAAAAAACGCATAGCTAATAATCATAATTTCAAACAGTTGTATCGTAAGACCGGCACCTATGCTTGAGGGAATAGATTTTTCGGATAAATTTATATTATTAACACAACTACCATCTATATCTTTTTTTACTCTTTCATCTTTTTCTCCCATACCAAAAGCCTTAATTACGCTTATTCCCTGTATAAATTCAATAGCACTTTCCGTTAATTTTGTTTGTGCTAATTGTCTTTTGGGAGCTTCGCTTCTTGAAATTTTCATTTGATAATTAACTACAAACAAATATGTTAATATGCCTGCAAATATTACAACGGAAACTTGCCATTCATAGTAAGCAAATCCTAAAACTATTGATATAGCAGATAAAATTCCACCTATCACATGAATTAAAATGATTGGTGCGACTTGTTCTACAGTTGAAATAGATGTAGTCAGTGTTGAGTTTATATTTCCTACTGAATTTTTGCTAAAGAACCCTAAATAGAGTTTTTTAAATAATGAGCCAAAATATAACCTTTTATCTTTCGCCATCTCAAATCCAACGGATACAGAACCCAGTTGTGTGAAATAACCAAGACCAAATACTCCGATGATACATACAATTCCGAGTATCATTACCTTATAAATATAATTGTCCATTAAATTACTATTAAACATGGCGTTTACCGCTAAAATTATTGCTATCATTTTCAGCATAACGAATATGCCTTCTATAAATGATAGAATTAAAATTTTGACTAAACTGCCTTGCCTTTTCTTACTAAAGTTCCTTACACTTTTTATAGCTTCAAACATATTCTCACCTCCAATCAATTTGCTATTTCATATAAATGCTTATACGCAGAACACGACTTAATAAGTTCTTCATGTTTTCCATCGCAAATGATTTTCCCATTTTCCATATATATGATCTTATCTGCATTTATGACAGTTTTAATTTTATGTGTAATAACAATTAGTGTTTTTCCTTTGGTAAATTCCAGTAACTCTCCTTGAATTTTTTCTTCATTTTCAATATCTGTACTTGCAGTTGCTTCATCTAATATGATAATTGGAGCATTTTTTAGAATTGCTCTGGCAATAGCTATTCTTTGCTTTTCTCCACCGGATAACCTATCCCCTGCGATGGTGTCATATCCATCAGGCAAAGTTAGAATAAAATCATGACAACCGGCTCTTTTAGCAGCTTCTATCACCTCATCATTCGTTGCATCTTTTTTACCTATTCTAATATTTTCCAAAATAGTATCATCAAATAAAAATGTATTTTGATCCACATAGGATATAAGAGTATTCAGATCATTCATTGAAAGGTCTTTTACCCCTATACCACCTATTTTTATGTTTCCTTTCTCAAAATCCCAAAATCCGGCTAAAAGTTTCATTAGAGTTGATTTTCCTGAACCTGAAGTACCAATAATTGCAGTCATAGTTTTTTCTTTAATGGTTAAATTCACATCATCAACATCATTTTTTGTACCATCATAAGAAAATTGTAAATTTTCAAACGCTATGTCGTATGTCATTTTTTCTTTTAAATTAGAATTCTCACTTCTCTTAAGTTCCGGATAATCTAAGATTCCTTTTATTTCCTTAGTAACAGTTCCCATCTGTGCCAATTGGTCAACATAACTGGATGCTTTAACAATCGGTTTAAATATTCCAAGAGAAATCATCATAAACAAAAATAAACTTTGCTCAGTAAGAAACCCATTATTAAAAAATATCAATCCCACAACAATTGTTGGAAATATAGATACAGGAGCTATGCTATAGGAAAGAGACGCATAAATCTGTGAGCTTTTCATCCAGTTTATAGCATACTCCGCATGGCGTATGACTGCATTTTTATATTTAGCATAGGAGCTATCTTCCATATTGAAAGTTTTAATTACATCAATCCCCTTGACATACTCTATAACCGCTTGATTCATATTCTTTTGTGCCTGTACTTGTCCCTCATATTTTTTCTTATATCCAATCATCATAAGCATTCCGATTGATAGTCCAAATATAACCCAAAGAAATATAATCCCGGTAAGCTTAATATTAACTGCAAGCATCCAAACAATCATGGCAATAGGTATCAATAAATTTGCAGTCATCTCAGGAAGTAGATGTGCTAATGTTTTTTCTATATCTTCCACCCTATCTACCAATATCGTTTTTAATGTTCCACTAGGATTCATATCAAAATATCCCATCGGCAATCTAACAAATTTATCACAAATTGCATATCTTAAGTCCTTTAGCGTTAAGTATGCTGCTTTATGAGATATAAGTGTTGAAATATTTGAAAGCAGCACCCCTGATATTTTGCAGATTATAGTGAAAATCAAGACATATATCATGTTGTTTCCATGAAATCCTTTGAAGATATATCCCGCTAAAATTCCAACAAAAGCGTAGGATAACAGTTCGCATAGAACAGAAAGCATACTTAGCATAACAGATAAAATATATCTTTTTTTGTATGGCTTTATAAACGAATCCATTTCTTTAAAAAAGTTTGGTTCTTTCTCTTTTTTCATGACTTCACCCTATGCATTAGCTTCTTTTTCTAAAATATGTTTCCTTACGACCTTGCTACCTATATAAGCTCCTGCGATTGCTGAAACTATAACTAAGGCAAGTAAAACCAGCGTTCCCCAAGAAGAAATCATTTTGCCTGCCGCTATAATATTTGAAGCTAACTCCTTTTGTTTCATGGCTCCTATAGTTTTATTCAAGGCTATTGTATATGGATAAATTACACTTCCAATTGAAGCCAAAGTTTGCTGAATAACATAGCTGACTCCAATAACTTTTAAATTACCATAACCTTTTTTATATAATAAAAACTCTGCTATCAATCCTGAAATTACAAACATCAAAATATATGGTGGATAGAATGCTATCACTCCTTGAATAAGGGAATATATAAAAAACGCTCCTCTTTTTTTCACTTTCACTCCGATAACATAGAAAACAATACCCTGTAATAATGAGTAAAGCACCGGTGTTAAGAGTATGGTAATTGGTGTTGCATACATGAATGTTCCAATCGAAAATATCAAAATGTTACACAATGATAATAAAGTAACTGTAATGATATCTTTCGCTTTCAATTTGTTTTTGTTCATGATTAAGTCCTCCTATTTTTATAAAATATTTATCATCAAAATTACTATCATTCCAATCATCAATATGTAATCGCATAAATTGAACTGTAAAGTAACATAAGATGATTTTTTATGATTTAAAGCAATTCCTCTTGTTTCTGCTGAAGCTGATAAAGTTTCCCCTATTCTTATCACTCGAAAAATGAGTGATACAATCAGAGCCTCAAGATAATCTATTTTTTCTTTTATTATATTTTTATGCTTGCAACTTCCTCTATTTCTAAGCACATGTCTAAGTAATTTAAAATCATTCCTTAGCACCGGGAAAAACCTGAAAGAAACTGCAAGAATCAATAATAACT
Encoded proteins:
- a CDS encoding ABC transporter ATP-binding protein/permease; translation: MKEFYKKRFALTDKGARNLSKATLASFFVYCINMLPAILLMIFAQEVLENIVKSKGFYIAFSVFTLIVMYILLSIEYDKLYRTTYQESADLRIRTAENLSKLPISYFSKHDISDLAQTIMSDIEGIEHAMSHSIPKVGGMALFFPLISIMMLVSNVKMGLAVLIPTILSFIFIPLSKKHQVKGQKRYYDVLRENSESFQENIEMQMEIKAYGLSEEMKDKLYEKMDKSEKVHLKTEIGLILIMSLSSIFSFISLAVVIFVGVNLIINKEISALYLIGYLLAAMKIKDALDASKEGMMEIFYLSPKIERLKEIQNQDLQEGEVYNLQKFDIALKDVEFAYNNDAKVLNGVSFKAKQGEVTALVGASGCGKTTILKLISRLYDYDEGQILIDGKDIKEISTESLFDKVSIVFQDVVLFNQSVMENIRLGKQDASDEEVKRAAKLANCTDFIEKMDKGFDTLIGENGAELSGGERQRLSIARAFLKDAPILILDEIAASLDVDNEKKIQESLNNLIKDKTVVIISHRMKSIENSDMIVVLENGRVESQGKHGELLQKSKVYKNLIEKTKMAEEFIY
- a CDS encoding ABC transporter ATP-binding protein/permease — encoded protein: MKIYKKLFAYVQDKKYLGFLAIVFSAISAVLTVYGFYLIYKFLDNLIINSDLSGAESIALKSVITLTCGAIFYSVSGTCSHILGFRLETNLRKRGIDGLEKASFRFFDLNPSGQIRKIIDDNAAQTHQVVAHMIPDSSQAIVTPVLVLALGFIVSIRVGITLLALTIIDGLILGAMMGEQEFMKIYQEALSKLSAETVEYVRGMQVVKIFRANVESFKSFYKAIKDYSKYAYNYTLSCKKPYILYQWLFFGFIAILIIPIVYFMTSLGSAKAILIELIMILFLSGVLFVSFMRMMWYAMYISQGNYAVDTLEALYNDMQKDKLVHGDVNNFKNYNIDFDNVSFAYNDKAVIENLSFKLEEGKSYALVGSSGSGKSTVAKLISGFYNVNEGSIKIGGVAISEYSDEALIKAISFVFQDSKLFKKSIYDNVALANQDASKDDVMKALKLAGCDLILDKFPERENTIIGSKGVYLSGGEKQRIAIARAILKDSKIIIMDEASASIDPDNEFELQKAFKNLMKGKTVIMIAHRLSTIKDLDEILVMDCGKIIERGSDKELMSSDTKYKRLQEMFNSANEWRVSNEGVL
- a CDS encoding AraC family transcriptional regulator, which codes for MTYFDFVKDYMKVDEFKNNKKYSSAGHTFCWKKEDSTYGEGLYWFYKGDGFIIDILDFYISEEVVKNNTYSMSDYVSIYSSYIVSANGEKFNPYQTLTANSLYTLDFDNIRDDFLFLLHENSYYLAVSIGFKKELIEKHLASININPESFYSALLQPNQIILTKSLEKVALEILNCKMDVPAADFFFKAKANEWISIIIDTYLNRNKYKIESDDNKALEDVSKFLDDHFAMNVNQETLEKISKMSGTKLKNLFKEKYGQSITEYTQRKRMNVAETLLLNTELPIKEIAESVGYTSHSKFSIYYKRYKGKLPSDVRNLACKHHNLKCDYYD
- the tnpA gene encoding IS200/IS605 family transposase translates to MNLNHTHSLSHTKWNCKYHIVFAPKYRRKEFYGSKRLEIGAILRELCSWKEVNIIEAEVCPDHIHMLLEIPPKISVSSFMGFLKGKSSIMIYEKWGNLKYKYRGRQFWCRGYYVDTAGKNTKAIQEYIQNQLKEDELSGQITMDNIDPFRG
- a CDS encoding class I SAM-dependent methyltransferase; this encodes MLKKFFENVKNPKNNFGGRFMVKEMNIGHEKLAKWGRSFLNIKTSDVVLDLGCGGGRNVQYFLTKAKKVYGMDYSKTSVDIASSVNSEAIKDGRCKIIEADVAKLPFEDESINIVTAFETIYFWKNIEVSFREIHRVLVKDGQFLICNEGAYREHKNIKKWADMLDFEVYSPEYLTETLNKIGFKCEYHLDEKEHLVFLARKL
- a CDS encoding erythromycin esterase family protein; this encodes MIKKIFKGILIFLVSLIILIGIGDFLWINLPKLNARKNISDIEDYGKAVSQINLDDNIQVVGLGEAAHGNSDFQDLKLEVIKTLVEKNNLKSFAIEADFGEGMIINNYIHGNKRDENISRIFSFNIYHTKNMSDLINYMFDYNQKAKDEDKLSFYGFDMQNPEKSIDLILDFCKENNILQEKDLKKELSFIKDEKIKISQIKDKEALLLEIKAYADALSSSDAKIASRALTNILNSIKYYELDFNDYVKVNNVRDELMAENVKWISDFEKSKGNKMLLISGHNGHIAKSEKFYEPMGSHLKKIFGEKYFIIGTDFYKGIVNINVAGPDNKRSNHVFVSADPLAYSARKFKGKYYLDFTKVKDGETFDLINKEINMISLGEGYSPLMKFMPRTYRVKEVPKDLYDAMIFVYYAKPIAVND
- a CDS encoding ABC transporter ATP-binding protein/permease, with the translated sequence MFEAIKSVRNFSKKRQGSLVKILILSFIEGIFVMLKMIAIILAVNAMFNSNLMDNYIYKVMILGIVCIIGVFGLGYFTQLGSVSVGFEMAKDKRLYFGSLFKKLYLGFFSKNSVGNINSTLTTSISTVEQVAPIILIHVIGGILSAISIVLGFAYYEWQVSVVIFAGILTYLFVVNYQMKISRSEAPKRQLAQTKLTESAIEFIQGISVIKAFGMGEKDERVKKDIDGSCVNNINLSEKSIPSSIGAGLTIQLFEIMIISYAFFMWNSGEISPQKAINLLIMSFVIFQSVSQAGSILSMIGLLDSSLKDISSMENAEEIKVLSPIQNIKSNEIEFKNVSFSYGKGEALKGISVALKPNTLTAIIGPSGSGKTTFCKLIPRFYDVSEGEILIGGAKITNISTEELMKNISMVFQNVYLFEDTIMNNIRLAKPNASDEDIISAAKKARCHDFIKSLQKGYETKIGEAGSTLSGGEKQRIAIARAILKDAPIVILDEFTSALDVENERHILQAIDNLVQNKTVIMIAHRLETVRKADNIIVLDKGEIAQEGTHNELITQDGIYKSFISIRERANKWSFK